From Crateriforma spongiae, a single genomic window includes:
- a CDS encoding RNA polymerase sigma factor: protein MSNSPTKRPNDSELVIRCQLGDQDAWHELVQRWNPRLIGFFGRMSDDAHKTEDLLQATWLRLVRTITRLEQPDRFAPWAYRIARNTLNDQFRRKYRSPPLEPNVNDPEPSVSNDALDRWINSDELVAAMRSLDPNDRLVINLHYFEHLTVAEVADVCQTPAGTIKSRLQRARRQLHHELEKY, encoded by the coding sequence ATGAGCAACTCACCCACAAAGCGACCGAACGATTCCGAATTGGTGATTCGATGCCAGCTTGGCGATCAGGACGCTTGGCACGAATTGGTGCAGCGTTGGAATCCGAGATTGATTGGGTTCTTCGGGCGAATGTCGGATGACGCGCACAAGACCGAGGACCTCCTCCAAGCCACGTGGCTGCGTCTTGTTCGAACCATCACCCGGCTCGAACAGCCCGACCGATTCGCACCTTGGGCTTATCGTATCGCTCGCAACACGCTCAACGATCAATTCCGACGGAAATATCGTTCGCCGCCATTGGAGCCGAACGTCAACGATCCGGAACCTTCCGTGTCAAACGATGCTCTCGATCGATGGATCAATTCCGACGAATTGGTCGCCGCCATGCGATCGCTCGACCCGAACGATCGGCTCGTCATCAACTTGCATTACTTCGAACATCTGACGGTGGCTGAGGTCGCCGACGTTTGTCAAACACCGGCCGGCACGATCAAGTCTCGCTTGCAACGTGCTCGCCGGCAACTTCACCATGAACTCGAAAAGTATTAA
- a CDS encoding bifunctional DNA primase/polymerase: MTTPISQIDVRAQVATYRKRGWYCVPLKPGSKSPSRRDWTSLRLDPEVFPEGCNIGLILGEPSGWLVDVDLDCPEAIELADQYLPPTPAITGRPSSPKSHRWYIATGATTDKHADPSDGSMIVELRSTGGQTVVGPSIHPDGEPYDVLEAEPAIVPAPMLAACVKALADAVIVKRGAPVSKPIPVHPDQPTGDIEQRAIAYLNAMPPAISGSSGHSQTFAAATALVHGFGIEPDRALAILQSDYNPRCSPPWSDRELQHKVNQAATKPHDRPFGWLRDEQMREPTGEPVDLSGIISKPAVSSSKSESKFGNQVDPGRLPERMFEVPGFVRRVMDFTLANAPYPNVPLAFCGALALQSYLAGRKVATSGDLRTNIYLLALAGSGTGKEFPRKVNSQVLFQIGESQSIGDKFASGEGIQDCLARSSKMLFQNDEMDGVLRQINLDRDGGRESIPNILLTLYTSAGDIYPLRVKANQKETGHVDQPHLTLFGTATPKFFYESLSPQMLCNGFFARLNIIDVGRRGKGQTPGSARDLPEEILETAKWWADFYPGGGNFMREHPRPLRVAFTTEAESAITELRKQTETEYDKADVAGDEVARAAWSRTCEHAKKLALIYSVSESHMQPRITLDAVRWASEFSLHQTRRQLYLASVHVAENPFHKECLKLTKRLSEHPEQQMQRQHLLKFMKCKAIEFNQIIDTLVQQDAIEFVTIPSKTRSAQGYRLLS; encoded by the coding sequence TTGACCACACCTATCAGCCAGATCGACGTTCGGGCGCAAGTCGCGACGTACCGCAAGCGTGGCTGGTACTGCGTACCCCTTAAGCCCGGATCGAAGTCACCGTCGCGACGTGATTGGACGTCGCTGAGGCTTGACCCCGAAGTCTTTCCCGAAGGCTGCAACATCGGCTTAATCCTTGGCGAACCGTCCGGTTGGCTCGTTGACGTTGATCTCGATTGCCCCGAAGCGATTGAACTGGCCGATCAATACCTTCCGCCAACGCCAGCGATTACTGGTCGGCCGTCTTCGCCGAAGTCTCACCGCTGGTACATCGCCACTGGCGCGACCACCGACAAACACGCCGATCCATCCGACGGTTCAATGATCGTCGAGTTGCGATCGACCGGCGGTCAAACGGTCGTCGGTCCAAGTATCCATCCCGATGGCGAACCGTATGACGTCCTCGAAGCCGAACCCGCAATTGTTCCCGCCCCCATGTTGGCCGCGTGCGTGAAAGCTCTCGCCGATGCCGTCATCGTCAAACGTGGTGCGCCGGTCTCAAAACCGATACCCGTTCATCCCGACCAACCAACTGGCGACATTGAACAACGAGCCATCGCCTACCTCAACGCCATGCCGCCAGCAATCTCCGGCAGCAGCGGTCACTCGCAAACCTTCGCCGCGGCAACGGCACTCGTCCATGGTTTCGGCATTGAACCCGACCGAGCCCTCGCGATCCTACAATCAGACTACAACCCGCGATGTTCCCCACCGTGGTCCGATCGCGAACTGCAGCACAAGGTCAACCAAGCCGCCACCAAACCACACGACCGACCGTTCGGTTGGCTCCGCGATGAACAGATGCGGGAGCCAACCGGTGAACCGGTCGATCTGAGCGGCATTATTTCAAAGCCAGCGGTTAGCTCGTCGAAAAGTGAGAGTAAGTTTGGCAATCAGGTCGATCCCGGACGCTTGCCCGAACGCATGTTCGAGGTTCCGGGCTTTGTGCGTCGCGTCATGGACTTCACACTCGCCAATGCTCCATATCCGAATGTGCCGCTTGCTTTCTGCGGGGCGTTGGCACTTCAGAGTTATCTTGCCGGACGGAAAGTCGCGACCAGCGGTGATCTTCGGACGAACATCTATTTGCTCGCTCTTGCCGGCAGCGGGACCGGCAAGGAGTTTCCCCGCAAAGTCAATTCACAGGTGTTGTTTCAGATAGGCGAATCGCAATCAATCGGTGACAAATTCGCGTCCGGCGAAGGCATTCAAGATTGTCTGGCTCGCAGCAGCAAAATGCTGTTTCAAAACGACGAGATGGACGGCGTGCTGCGACAGATCAATCTCGACCGAGACGGCGGTCGTGAATCCATCCCCAATATTTTACTGACGCTCTACACATCCGCCGGCGACATCTACCCGCTTCGAGTCAAAGCCAATCAGAAGGAAACCGGCCACGTCGACCAACCGCACCTGACGCTGTTCGGCACCGCGACGCCAAAGTTCTTCTACGAGTCGTTGTCACCACAGATGCTTTGCAACGGGTTCTTCGCGCGGCTCAACATCATTGACGTCGGCCGGCGAGGCAAAGGTCAAACCCCGGGATCGGCTCGCGACCTACCCGAGGAGATTCTGGAGACGGCCAAATGGTGGGCCGACTTCTATCCCGGCGGTGGCAACTTCATGCGTGAGCATCCACGGCCGCTTCGTGTCGCGTTCACGACCGAAGCCGAATCCGCAATCACCGAACTTCGCAAACAAACCGAGACCGAATACGACAAAGCCGACGTCGCTGGCGACGAGGTCGCCCGCGCCGCGTGGAGCCGAACGTGCGAACACGCCAAGAAGCTGGCATTGATCTACTCGGTCAGCGAAAGCCACATGCAGCCACGGATCACGCTTGACGCGGTTCGCTGGGCGAGCGAATTCTCGCTGCACCAAACGCGACGCCAGCTTTACCTCGCATCGGTGCATGTTGCGGAGAATCCGTTTCACAAAGAGTGCTTGAAGCTGACCAAACGGTTGTCCGAACATCCTGAGCAGCAAATGCAGCGGCAGCACTTGCTGAAGTTCATGAAATGCAAAGCAATCGAGTTCAATCAAATCATCGATACCCTCGTTCAACAGGATGCGATTGAGTTCGTCACCATTCCGTCCAAAACTCGGTCGGCGCAGGGCTACCGCTTGCTCTCATGA
- a CDS encoding DUF2723 domain-containing protein, producing MTSQTPIAQTNDQIFAIVQRELSTQRRTVHRLALLGAIVMTGIVVALWITEHRPLPVRLHVSFAAMSALGVAWIIILGNILLRKNCPTSWDRIATAWAGLAGGIAFAVASTIVCVMRGEPTAAVSLGLASSVFVAIAAMNVRKAYRWQDSLRQRIASDAANQ from the coding sequence ATGACAAGTCAAACACCCATCGCCCAAACCAACGATCAAATTTTCGCGATCGTCCAACGCGAACTTTCGACTCAGCGACGAACCGTTCACCGATTGGCTTTGCTGGGGGCCATTGTCATGACAGGAATCGTCGTGGCTTTATGGATCACCGAGCATCGTCCATTGCCCGTACGTCTCCACGTGTCCTTCGCCGCGATGTCGGCTCTTGGCGTAGCTTGGATCATCATTCTCGGAAACATCCTGCTTCGGAAGAATTGCCCAACATCGTGGGACCGAATCGCAACCGCTTGGGCCGGTCTGGCTGGCGGCATCGCGTTCGCGGTCGCTTCGACCATCGTCTGCGTTATGCGGGGTGAACCAACCGCGGCTGTCTCGCTTGGGTTGGCAAGCAGTGTCTTCGTCGCGATTGCAGCGATGAACGTCCGCAAGGCGTATCGCTGGCAGGACAGTCTGCGGCAGAGAATCGCAAGTGACGCCGCAAACCAATGA
- a CDS encoding DEAD/DEAH box helicase: protein MKLRGYQQAAVDAVYAHLRRRNDNPVAVLPTGAGKSLVLAKIASDAVGQWNGRVLILAHVKELLEQNADKVRRLCPNIEVGLYSAGLKKRDTDTPILVAGIQSIYKRACDLDPFDLIIVDEAHLISKKGDGMYRQFLADCKVINPNVRVIGLTATPFRLDSGMICSPDHFLNSICYEIGVKELIRDGYLCPLVSKAGVNRADFSSVHVRAGEFVSDEVEQLAGDDALVSAACAELVELTADRRAVLIFATSVAHGRQVVETLRDNHNIECGFVSGATLAEERDELLARFRGDAPTSLLDDEPLRFLCNVNVLTTGFDAPRVDCVVMLRPTMSPGLLYQCVGRGFRLHPDKQNCLVLDFGGNIERHGPIDQIKPKEKATRTDQTPPAKECEKCHALVACGYANCPECGHPFPPPDREAHDAKASEAGVLSGEVTDTEYEVQDIVYRIHRKRDADDDAPRCLRVDYMICLDHWQSEFICIEHSGFARRKAEQWWQKRCLDPCPTDADEAAEIANAGLLASTTTLTVRSIAGQRYDQIIGHELGEVPATAGLEEAPF, encoded by the coding sequence TTGAAGCTTCGCGGTTACCAACAAGCCGCCGTTGATGCGGTTTACGCTCACCTCCGTCGTCGCAATGACAATCCGGTTGCCGTGTTGCCAACCGGTGCCGGCAAGTCGCTCGTGTTGGCGAAGATCGCGAGCGATGCCGTCGGACAATGGAACGGCCGCGTGTTGATCTTGGCTCACGTCAAGGAATTGCTCGAACAGAATGCCGACAAAGTTCGGCGGCTGTGCCCAAACATCGAGGTCGGCCTGTATTCGGCCGGACTGAAGAAGCGTGACACCGACACGCCGATCTTGGTCGCTGGCATCCAAAGTATCTACAAGCGAGCGTGCGACCTCGATCCGTTTGATCTGATCATCGTCGACGAAGCCCACCTGATTTCGAAGAAGGGCGACGGCATGTATCGGCAGTTTTTGGCCGACTGCAAAGTCATCAATCCCAACGTGCGAGTCATCGGACTGACCGCGACGCCGTTTCGTCTCGACAGCGGCATGATCTGTTCGCCGGACCATTTTCTCAACAGCATCTGCTACGAGATCGGTGTCAAAGAACTGATCCGCGACGGGTACCTGTGCCCCTTGGTTTCCAAAGCCGGCGTCAACCGAGCTGACTTTTCCAGCGTCCACGTTCGGGCTGGTGAATTTGTTTCGGACGAAGTTGAGCAACTGGCCGGCGACGACGCCCTCGTATCGGCCGCGTGTGCCGAGTTGGTGGAACTGACGGCTGATCGCCGGGCGGTGTTGATCTTCGCCACGTCCGTCGCCCACGGGCGGCAAGTCGTCGAAACGTTGCGAGACAACCACAATATCGAGTGTGGTTTCGTCTCTGGAGCGACGCTGGCCGAAGAACGTGACGAGTTGTTGGCACGGTTTCGCGGCGACGCACCGACCTCGCTTCTCGACGACGAACCGCTGCGTTTTCTCTGCAACGTCAACGTGCTGACCACCGGCTTCGACGCACCGCGAGTCGATTGCGTCGTAATGCTGCGTCCCACCATGTCGCCCGGACTGCTTTACCAGTGCGTCGGTCGCGGCTTCCGCTTACACCCCGACAAACAGAACTGTCTGGTCCTCGACTTCGGCGGCAACATCGAACGGCACGGTCCGATCGACCAAATCAAACCGAAAGAAAAGGCAACTCGCACTGACCAGACTCCGCCGGCCAAGGAATGCGAAAAGTGTCACGCCTTGGTCGCGTGCGGCTACGCGAACTGTCCCGAGTGCGGCCATCCGTTCCCACCGCCAGACCGCGAAGCCCACGACGCAAAAGCTAGCGAAGCCGGTGTGCTGTCCGGTGAAGTGACCGACACGGAATACGAGGTCCAAGACATCGTCTACCGAATCCATCGCAAACGCGACGCGGACGATGATGCTCCGCGATGTTTGCGAGTCGACTACATGATCTGCCTCGATCATTGGCAGAGCGAGTTCATCTGCATCGAGCACTCCGGTTTCGCCCGCCGCAAAGCCGAACAGTGGTGGCAAAAACGTTGCCTTGATCCGTGCCCGACCGATGCCGACGAAGCGGCCGAGATCGCGAACGCTGGTTTGCTCGCGTCCACAACAACGCTGACTGTCCGCTCCATCGCCGGCCAACGTTATGACCAGATCATCGGTCACGAACTTGGCGAAGTCCCCGCGACCGCCGGCCTCGAAGAAGCACCGTTTTGA
- a CDS encoding dihydrofolate reductase family protein: MIGSRTLIADKREDEMEVSYYVAVTLDGFIAEADGSVGFLEQLGEPDPNGYEAFFNSIDGLLMGRATYDQILTFGDWPYGDKPCWVATGRELESGTRGKALSGTPQELVDSIQPNGIQRLWLVGGSRLAGQFANAQLIDKLIASVVPVCIGSGNPLFQSLQTSHWFGLEQTFQRNHGVMELHFKAKHK; encoded by the coding sequence GTGATAGGCTCTCGAACTCTGATTGCAGACAAACGCGAGGACGAAATGGAAGTCAGCTACTACGTTGCCGTGACGTTGGATGGTTTCATCGCTGAGGCCGACGGCAGCGTCGGCTTCCTTGAGCAACTCGGTGAGCCAGATCCGAATGGCTACGAAGCATTTTTCAATTCGATTGATGGGTTGTTGATGGGTCGGGCGACCTACGATCAGATCCTGACGTTCGGCGATTGGCCCTACGGCGATAAACCATGCTGGGTCGCGACTGGCCGTGAGTTGGAAAGCGGCACGCGGGGCAAAGCACTTTCAGGAACGCCACAAGAACTGGTTGATTCAATACAGCCAAATGGAATTCAGCGTCTCTGGTTGGTGGGCGGGAGTCGATTGGCCGGGCAGTTTGCGAATGCTCAATTGATCGACAAGCTGATTGCATCGGTGGTTCCCGTTTGCATTGGAAGTGGAAATCCACTCTTCCAGTCGCTGCAGACCAGCCACTGGTTCGGTCTGGAGCAAACGTTTCAACGCAATCACGGGGTGATGGAACTTCATTTCAAAGCGAAACATAAGTAA